The window TGGGATGATATGATTGAAAATAGATGTAGTTTATCAGGGCGATATTTTTAAATACACCTTTTTTATTATGGTTGGCATGTTTTTTTTACTTTTGTACAATTCTAAAAAAATCTTAAAAATGGAATCCTATACGGAAAGAATACTGATTACCGGTGCCTTGGGACAAATTGGTACCGAACTTACAAACAGACTTGTTGAAATTCACGGAGCAGAAAACGTGGTGGCTTCAGGATTAGACAGATGGCAGGAAGGAATTACCTCTGCCGGGTACTATGAAAGAATGGATGTTACCAATACTCAATTGGTAAGACAGGTGATTAAGGATTATGATATTACCACAGTATATCACCTTGCTTCACTATTGTCAGGAACATCAGAAAAGCAGCCAATTTTTGCATGGAAACTGAATCTTGAACCATTGCTTCATTTTTGTGAAATGGCAAAAGAAGGACTTCTTAAAAAGATCTTCTGGCCAAGTTCTATTGCTGTATTCGGAAAAGGAATTCCAAAGCATGACGTAGGGCAGGATGTGGTATTGAACCCCACTACTGTTTATGGGATTTCTAAAATGGCAGGGGAGAAGTGGTGCGAATACTATTTCGACAAATATGGAGTAGATGTAAGAAGTATCAGATATCCCGGATTGATCTCCTGGAAAACTCCGGCTGGAGGTGGAACTACAGATTACGCTGTTGAGATTTTCTACAAAGCTATTGAAGAGGGGAAGTATACAAGTTTTATTTCCGAAAACACAGGAATGCCGATGTTGTATATGGATGATGCCATCAATGCAACCTTAAAATTAATGGAAGCGCCGAAAGAAAGTTTAACGGTCCGTTCTTCTTATAATTTAGGTGGAATGTCATTTACTCCAAAAGAATTGTCAGATGAAATCAAGAAAGAAATTCCGGATTTTACGATTGATTATAACCCAGATTTCAGACAGGCAATTGCAGACTCATGGCCAGCTTCCATTGATGATTCTGTAGCGAAAAAAGACTGGGGACTGACGTACGATTTCGGAATTTCTGAAATGACAAAAGATATGATTAAGAATCTGAAAGTAAAATTAGGTAAGAATTAATAATGTAAAGTAA of the Chryseobacterium aureum genome contains:
- a CDS encoding NAD-dependent epimerase/dehydratase family protein codes for the protein MESYTERILITGALGQIGTELTNRLVEIHGAENVVASGLDRWQEGITSAGYYERMDVTNTQLVRQVIKDYDITTVYHLASLLSGTSEKQPIFAWKLNLEPLLHFCEMAKEGLLKKIFWPSSIAVFGKGIPKHDVGQDVVLNPTTVYGISKMAGEKWCEYYFDKYGVDVRSIRYPGLISWKTPAGGGTTDYAVEIFYKAIEEGKYTSFISENTGMPMLYMDDAINATLKLMEAPKESLTVRSSYNLGGMSFTPKELSDEIKKEIPDFTIDYNPDFRQAIADSWPASIDDSVAKKDWGLTYDFGISEMTKDMIKNLKVKLGKN